Proteins found in one Labeo rohita strain BAU-BD-2019 chromosome 11, IGBB_LRoh.1.0, whole genome shotgun sequence genomic segment:
- the nhsb gene encoding actin remodeling regulator NHS isoform X11 encodes MAFACCVPVRSRAVSNLDIESKLTSHYQAPWHQQHNLFHTCTRPPCLEELHRHAKLNLRALHRDQQQRQRSTSRERGRVTISISVAPPMPTFPSTHKLRRREQRGRHSRLERSIRESDVQTIQRKQERPAKEAEFKPVLRKYQRSRSSSPVQCCNFIPWIRKLHFLSTQKNGNMAVHAGTNTETDGELPAMSHRPKCPVPNVPTTLDKQTNWSKALPLPTPEERIKNDSQVISSCIIPINVSGVGFDREASARCSLVHSQSVLQRRRKLRRRKTITGIPKRVQQDMDSDESPVARERTVIIHANPNKSLWHEDLSLSGRVLHTKDSGCQTDDFLIAAPSRRRIRAQRGQGIPASLSHSTGNITSLPDRSDTVYAAASATRVRSRSLPREGGRLLDEDQDDSDDDDDDDDDDEEEDEELSPYEAEDFLPGPGQRIPKDEEESTDDQAMPELQFGSLKRMQHSESPDHTWIERGRSRLPRKVDMGSCEISSSSDTFSSPIHSASTTGVLGSQMDHKEDHQSSSGNWSGSSSTCPSQTSETLPPAASPPLTGSSHCDSELSLNTGSHVIDDTTGFIIDPYHIDKPQGQGQRSNSFTSSATDQMDDAGVSTASDGEWNCAQDQQDQPCPQDFSPKHSREDESGVSCPSYSSGETYESFSDQASARKSEMHYVVDTEGFYSSMHFDCGLKGSRSYYNYAAIDPDCGPSGNIAPGMGEYPQSEYRATRTLGRPCLSLKKPKAKPPPPKRSSSLKETSSGVNILEQDKPKITCELPLPLSSREMTLQLDLAGSAGHLDTAGLESLGAWGVENVRDMLDCSSPFSSSDTHSFKDEGAVQADYADLWLHNDLKSNDPYRSLSNSSTATGTTVIECIKSPECAEMQACQPRSRPTSPTLPPPEGDFKLASPEKLVGLASPSSGYSSQSETPTSSFPSAFFPGPLSPTSGKRKPKVPERKSSLCSLQQSQLSVRDPGISSRRDIDFHAIPPSHLDLNALHSKHFSHRNQMHILHQNKQKAAIAAAAAAEARSAAVAAAAAAAEARTAASTSESATSTILSSAHLAITPTVLRSVQLRSICRPAEGNQGYDLASANPVTRPKCPTIITDAPSINNRHNRKPPAYKPPAPPLCESQVPPVESVILPQDEIKVRQERLGPGTYWAMTAFRTPVVDPTPEKEDSSTRSSQGPEQEQDSRKYPDVQLTLSPERLKQDLSQLSRPDPSAQPVCSASTMPPPAYSEIQRSNYVLCNSPDKVPVSTQEASHTYTISDVQGREEDYETSGVTTRSASQDIREEGSTPDTEDYFSKESTPSDNSTSPLTDDSKPDDDNVFPSPNKLRTTEDLFAMIHRSKRKVLGRKDSGEMSGKSRPGVAPATAPVSNPTVCPVTPAASISSNCSQRASGPIYRSAKKSSTSSEEFKLLLLKKGSRSDSSYRMSATEILKSPITPKTQAELLLEAARPPEEPPLPLQDSTSSGDPLPSQFPKANSEGFSPKTLTMSAASRQGRSRIPPAANSSRYSTRSRLYTAPMQAISEGETENSDGSPHDDRSS; translated from the exons ATGGCTTTTGCCTGCTGTGTTCCTGTCAGATCGAGAG CGGTATCAAATCTGGACATTGAGAGTAAACTGACATCCCACTATCAGGCTCCATGGCATCAACAACACAATCTGTTCCACACTTGTACACGGCCACCGTGTCTGGAGGAGTTACACCGACATGCCAAGCTCAACCTGCGGGCGCTGCACAGAG ACCAGCAGCAGCGTCAGCGTTCAACCAGCAGAGAGCGTGGTCGGGTCACCATATCGATATCCGTGGCTCCGCCCATGCCAACATTCCCTTCAACTCACAAACTCAGAAGGCGGGAGCAGAGGGGCCGACACTCGCGCCTG GAGAGGAGCATTAGAGAGAGTGATGTGCAAACTATCCAGAGGAAG caGGAGAGACCAGCCAAAGAGGCTGAATTCAAACCCGTCCTCAGAAAG tatcagCGCTCCCGTTCCTCCTCCCCTGTTCAGTGTTGTAACTTCATTCCCTGGATTAGAAAG ctgcatttcttGTCAACACAGAAAAATGGAAATATGGCagtacat GCTGGAACCAACACAGAAACAGATGGAGAATTGCCAGCGATGAGCCATAGGCCTAAATGTCCTGTTCCCAATGTACCTACCACCCTGGACAAACAGACCAACTGGTCCAAAGCCCTGCCTCTTCCCACGCCTGAAGAGAGAATAAAGAATGACTCTCAAGTGATTTCATCCTGTATCATTCCAATAAATGTTTCTG GTGTTGGATTTGACAGAGAAGCCAGTGCTCGCTGCTCTCTTGTTCACTCACAGTCGGTTCTACAGAGACGGCGGAAACTGAGGAGGCGAAAAACGATCACAGGCATCCCCAAACGAGTTCAACAAGACATGG ATTCTGATGAATCACCTGTGGCTAGAGAGAGAACAGTAATCATCCATGCCAACCCAAACAAGTCACTGTGGCATGAGGACCTCTCCCTGAGTGGCCGAGTATTGCACACCAAGGACTCTGGCTGTCAGACAGATGACTTCTTGATTGCTGCTCCATCCCGGAGGCGTATCCGTGCCCAGAGGGGTCAGGGAATTCCAGCTTCTCTCTCACACTCCACTGGAAACATCACCTCCCTGCCGGATCGCTCTGATACTGTGTATGCTGCAGCGTCAGCCACTCGTGTCCGTTCTAGAAGTCTACCACGTGAGGGTGGCCGGCTTCTGGATGAGGACCAAGATgacagtgatgatgatgatgacgatgatgatgacgatgaagAGGAAGATGAAGAACTCTCTCCGTATGAAGCTGAGGACTTCCTACCAGGTCCAGGACAGAGAATTCCAAAAGATGAGGAAGAGAGTACTGATGATCAGGCCATGCCAGAGCTCCAGTTTGGGAGTCTTAAGCGTATGCAGCATTCGGAGAGCCCTGACCACACATGGATTGAGAGAGGTAGATCCAGACTCCCACGCAAAGTTGATATGGGCAGCTGTGAGATTTCCTCCAGCTCTGATACTTTCAGCAGCCCCATCCACTCAGCCTCCACTACAGGAGTGCTTGGCAGCCAGATGGACCATAAAGAGGATCACCAGTCCTCAAGTGGCAACTGGAGTGGAAGCAGCTCCACTTGCCCATCGCAGACGTCTGAAACTCTTCCGCCTGCTGCCTCTCCTCCCTTGACTGGATCCTCACACTGTGATTCAGAGCTCTCCCTCAATACTGGGTCCCATGTCATTGATGACACCACTGGCTTCATAATTGATCCCTACCACATTGACAAGCCACAAGGACAGGGGCAACGATCCAATTCTTTTACCTCATCGGCTACTGATCAGATGGATGATGCAGGGGTCAGCACTGCAAGTGATGGTGAGTGGAACTGTGCCCAGGACCAGCAGGATCAGCCCTGCCCCCAAGACTTCAGCCCAAAGCATTCCAGAGAGGATGAGAGTGGCGTTAGCTGCCCCAGTTATTCTAGTGGGGAAACTTACGAGAGCTTCAGTGACCAAGCATCCGCTAGGAAATCTGAGATGCACTACGTTGTTGACACTGAAGGATTCTATTCCTCCATGCACTTTGACTGTGGTCTTAAGGGTAGCAGAAGCTACTACAACTATGCAGCCATTGACCCTGACTGTGGCCCAAGTGGAAATATAGCACCTGGCATGGGTGAGTACCCTCAGTCAGAGTACAGAGCCACCAGGACACTGGGCAGACCATGTCTCTCCTTAAAAAAACCAAAGGCCAAGCCACCCCCACCAAAACGTAGCTCTTCATTAAAGGAAACAAGCAGTGGTGTAAACATTCTAGAGCAGGACAAACCAAAGATTACTTGCGAGTTGCCACTGCCCTTGTCTTCCAGGGAGATGACACTGCAGCTGGACTTGGCTGGTTCTGCAGGGCACCTTGACACTGCAGGTCTTGAGTCACTTGGTGCATGGGGAGTGGAGAATGTTAGGGACATGCTTGACTGCTCATCTCCATTCAGTTCCTCGGACACGCATTCCTTCAAGGATGAAGGTGCTGTGCAAGCAGACTATGCAGACCTTTGGCTCCACAATGACTTGAAATCAAATGACCCTTACCGGTCTCTGTCCAACTCTAGCACTGCTACGGGTACAACTGTTATTGAATGCATCAAGTCACCAGAATGTGCAGAAATGCAAGCCTGTCAACCCAGGTCCAGACCTACTTCTCCAACTCTTCCTCCACCTGAAGGTGACTTCAAGCTGGCTTCCCCTGAAAAGTTGGTGGGATTAGCGTCCCCTTCCAGTGGATATTCTAGTCAGTCGGAAACACCTACATCTTCCTTCCCCTCAGCTTTCTTCCCAGGGCCCCTGTCTCCAACCAGTGGCAAAAGGAAACCCAAAGTCCCTGAAAGAAAGTCCTCACTTTGTTCCCTACAGCAGTCACAGCTTTCAGTCCGAGACCCAGGCATTTCCTCCAGGAGGGACATTGACTTCCATGCTATACCCCCCAGTCACCTCGACCTAAATGCTCTTCACAGCAAGCACTTTTCTCACAGAAATCAGATGCACATCCTCCACCAGAATAAGCAGAAGGCTGCCATAGCTGCAGCTGCTGCTGCAGAAGCCCGCTCTGCAGCTGTCGCTGCAGCTGCTGCGGCTGCAGAGGCTCGCACTGCAGCTTCTACTTCAGAGAGTGCAACAAGCACAATACTTAGCTCAGCCCATTTGGCCATCACTCCAACTGTTCTTAGATCAGTCCAACTACGATCTATTTGTAGACCAGCTGAGGGGAACCAAGGGTATGATCTGGCCAGTGCAAATCCAGTAACTCGTCCCAAGTGTCCCACAATAATAACTGATGCCCCATCCATTAACAACAGGCACAACAGGAAACCACCAGCCTACAAGCCCCCTGCACCACCGCTCTGTGAATCACAGGTTCCACCGGTCGAAAGTGTTATTCTTCCCCAGGATGAAATTAAAGTGAGACAGGAGAGGCTTGGTCCTGGCACATACTGGGCAATGACTGCTTTCAGAACTCCTGTAGTAGACCCTACTCCTGAAAAAGAAGACTCTTCGACAAGGTCATCTCAAGGTCCTGAGCAAGAACAAGACAGCAGAAAGTACCCAGATGTGCAACTGACATTGTCACCAGAGAGACTAAAACAAGATCTAAGTCAACTATCGCGGCCAGACCCTTCAGCACAGCCCGTGTGTTCGGCCAGCACAATGCCTCCCCCTGCTTACAGTGAAATACAGAGGAGCAATTATGTACTGTGCAACAGTCCTGACAAAGTGCCTGTTTCAACTCAAGAGGCATCGCACACTTACACAATCAGCGATGTACAAGGCCGAGAAGAGGATTATGAGACATCAGGTGTCACAACCAGAAGTGCCTCACAGGACATAAGGGAAGAAGGGTCGACCCCGGATACAGAGGACTACTTCAGCAAGG AATCAACTCCCAGTGACAATTCAACCTCTCCTTTGACCGATGACTCTAAACCTGATGATGATAATGTTTTCCCATCCCCCAACAAACTACGCACAACTGAAGATCTGTTTGCCATGATACACCG ATCTAAAAGGAAAGTGCTGGGACGTAAAGACTCCGGGGAGATGAGTGGAAAAAGTCGGCCTGGTGTAGCACCTGCAACTGCCCCTGTCAGCAATCCTACTGTATGCCCGGTCACCCCAGCTGCCTCAATCTCTTCAAACTGCTCCCAGCGAGCCTCAGGACCCATCTACAGGAGTGCCAAAAAGTCCAGTACATCCAGTGAGGAGTTCAAACTCCTGCTGCTAAAGAAGGGTAGTCGCTCAGACTCGAGTTACCGCATGTCTGCTACGGAGATCCTTAAGAGCCCCATCACACCCAAGACTCAAGCAGAGCTGCTATTAGAGGCCGCAAGGCCACCAGAGGAGCCCCCCTTACCCCTTCAGGATTCCACTAGCAGTGGCGATCCACTTCCAAGCCAATTCCCTAAGGCCAACAGTGAAGGATTCTCCCCAAAAACACTAACCATGTCAGCTGCCTCCAGACAGGGACGTTCCAGAATTCCACCTGCGGCAAACAGCAGTCGCTATAGCACGCGGAGTCGACTGTACACTGCCCCAATGCAGGCCATATCAGAGGGAGAGACTGAGAACTCAGATGGAAGTCCACACGATGACCGATCCTCTTAG
- the nhsb gene encoding actin remodeling regulator NHS isoform X5 gives MPFAKRIVEPQLLCRHPIPNDEGLLFEDLCSITNVALSRTLRQLSDLSKHACSLFQELENEIVNTNQRVWALQNKIGKIQQTASALDPKLEAVPVSNLDIESKLTSHYQAPWHQQHNLFHTCTRPPCLEELHRHAKLNLRALHRDQQQRQRSTSRERGRVTISISVAPPMPTFPSTHKLRRREQRGRHSRLERSIRESDVQTIQRKQERPAKEAEFKPVLRKAGTNTETDGELPAMSHRPKCPVPNVPTTLDKQTNWSKALPLPTPEERIKNDSQVISSCIIPINVSGVGFDREASARCSLVHSQSVLQRRRKLRRRKTITGIPKRVQQDMDSDESPVARERTVIIHANPNKSLWHEDLSLSGRVLHTKDSGCQTDDFLIAAPSRRRIRAQRGQGIPASLSHSTGNITSLPDRSDTVYAAASATRVRSRSLPREGGRLLDEDQDDSDDDDDDDDDDEEEDEELSPYEAEDFLPGPGQRIPKDEEESTDDQAMPELQFGSLKRMQHSESPDHTWIERGRSRLPRKVDMGSCEISSSSDTFSSPIHSASTTGVLGSQMDHKEDHQSSSGNWSGSSSTCPSQTSETLPPAASPPLTGSSHCDSELSLNTGSHVIDDTTGFIIDPYHIDKPQGQGQRSNSFTSSATDQMDDAGVSTASDGEWNCAQDQQDQPCPQDFSPKHSREDESGVSCPSYSSGETYESFSDQASARKSEMHYVVDTEGFYSSMHFDCGLKGSRSYYNYAAIDPDCGPSGNIAPGMGEYPQSEYRATRTLGRPCLSLKKPKAKPPPPKRSSSLKETSSGVNILEQDKPKITCELPLPLSSREMTLQLDLAGSAGHLDTAGLESLGAWGVENVRDMLDCSSPFSSSDTHSFKDEGAVQADYADLWLHNDLKSNDPYRSLSNSSTATGTTVIECIKSPECAEMQACQPRSRPTSPTLPPPEGDFKLASPEKLVGLASPSSGYSSQSETPTSSFPSAFFPGPLSPTSGKRKPKVPERKSSLCSLQQSQLSVRDPGISSRRDIDFHAIPPSHLDLNALHSKHFSHRNQMHILHQNKQKAAIAAAAAAEARSAAVAAAAAAAEARTAASTSESATSTILSSAHLAITPTVLRSVQLRSICRPAEGNQGYDLASANPVTRPKCPTIITDAPSINNRHNRKPPAYKPPAPPLCESQVPPVESVILPQDEIKVRQERLGPGTYWAMTAFRTPVVDPTPEKEDSSTRSSQGPEQEQDSRKYPDVQLTLSPERLKQDLSQLSRPDPSAQPVCSASTMPPPAYSEIQRSNYVLCNSPDKVPVSTQEASHTYTISDVQGREEDYETSGVTTRSASQDIREEGSTPDTEDYFSKESTPSDNSTSPLTDDSKPDDDNVFPSPNKLRTTEDLFAMIHRSKRKVLGRKDSGEMSGKSRPGVAPATAPVSNPTVCPVTPAASISSNCSQRASGPIYRSAKKSSTSSEEFKLLLLKKGSRSDSSYRMSATEILKSPITPKTQAELLLEAARPPEEPPLPLQDSTSSGDPLPSQFPKANSEGFSPKTLTMSAASRQGRSRIPPAANSSRYSTRSRLYTAPMQAISEGETENSDGSPHDDRSS, from the exons CGGTATCAAATCTGGACATTGAGAGTAAACTGACATCCCACTATCAGGCTCCATGGCATCAACAACACAATCTGTTCCACACTTGTACACGGCCACCGTGTCTGGAGGAGTTACACCGACATGCCAAGCTCAACCTGCGGGCGCTGCACAGAG ACCAGCAGCAGCGTCAGCGTTCAACCAGCAGAGAGCGTGGTCGGGTCACCATATCGATATCCGTGGCTCCGCCCATGCCAACATTCCCTTCAACTCACAAACTCAGAAGGCGGGAGCAGAGGGGCCGACACTCGCGCCTG GAGAGGAGCATTAGAGAGAGTGATGTGCAAACTATCCAGAGGAAG caGGAGAGACCAGCCAAAGAGGCTGAATTCAAACCCGTCCTCAGAAAG GCTGGAACCAACACAGAAACAGATGGAGAATTGCCAGCGATGAGCCATAGGCCTAAATGTCCTGTTCCCAATGTACCTACCACCCTGGACAAACAGACCAACTGGTCCAAAGCCCTGCCTCTTCCCACGCCTGAAGAGAGAATAAAGAATGACTCTCAAGTGATTTCATCCTGTATCATTCCAATAAATGTTTCTG GTGTTGGATTTGACAGAGAAGCCAGTGCTCGCTGCTCTCTTGTTCACTCACAGTCGGTTCTACAGAGACGGCGGAAACTGAGGAGGCGAAAAACGATCACAGGCATCCCCAAACGAGTTCAACAAGACATGG ATTCTGATGAATCACCTGTGGCTAGAGAGAGAACAGTAATCATCCATGCCAACCCAAACAAGTCACTGTGGCATGAGGACCTCTCCCTGAGTGGCCGAGTATTGCACACCAAGGACTCTGGCTGTCAGACAGATGACTTCTTGATTGCTGCTCCATCCCGGAGGCGTATCCGTGCCCAGAGGGGTCAGGGAATTCCAGCTTCTCTCTCACACTCCACTGGAAACATCACCTCCCTGCCGGATCGCTCTGATACTGTGTATGCTGCAGCGTCAGCCACTCGTGTCCGTTCTAGAAGTCTACCACGTGAGGGTGGCCGGCTTCTGGATGAGGACCAAGATgacagtgatgatgatgatgacgatgatgatgacgatgaagAGGAAGATGAAGAACTCTCTCCGTATGAAGCTGAGGACTTCCTACCAGGTCCAGGACAGAGAATTCCAAAAGATGAGGAAGAGAGTACTGATGATCAGGCCATGCCAGAGCTCCAGTTTGGGAGTCTTAAGCGTATGCAGCATTCGGAGAGCCCTGACCACACATGGATTGAGAGAGGTAGATCCAGACTCCCACGCAAAGTTGATATGGGCAGCTGTGAGATTTCCTCCAGCTCTGATACTTTCAGCAGCCCCATCCACTCAGCCTCCACTACAGGAGTGCTTGGCAGCCAGATGGACCATAAAGAGGATCACCAGTCCTCAAGTGGCAACTGGAGTGGAAGCAGCTCCACTTGCCCATCGCAGACGTCTGAAACTCTTCCGCCTGCTGCCTCTCCTCCCTTGACTGGATCCTCACACTGTGATTCAGAGCTCTCCCTCAATACTGGGTCCCATGTCATTGATGACACCACTGGCTTCATAATTGATCCCTACCACATTGACAAGCCACAAGGACAGGGGCAACGATCCAATTCTTTTACCTCATCGGCTACTGATCAGATGGATGATGCAGGGGTCAGCACTGCAAGTGATGGTGAGTGGAACTGTGCCCAGGACCAGCAGGATCAGCCCTGCCCCCAAGACTTCAGCCCAAAGCATTCCAGAGAGGATGAGAGTGGCGTTAGCTGCCCCAGTTATTCTAGTGGGGAAACTTACGAGAGCTTCAGTGACCAAGCATCCGCTAGGAAATCTGAGATGCACTACGTTGTTGACACTGAAGGATTCTATTCCTCCATGCACTTTGACTGTGGTCTTAAGGGTAGCAGAAGCTACTACAACTATGCAGCCATTGACCCTGACTGTGGCCCAAGTGGAAATATAGCACCTGGCATGGGTGAGTACCCTCAGTCAGAGTACAGAGCCACCAGGACACTGGGCAGACCATGTCTCTCCTTAAAAAAACCAAAGGCCAAGCCACCCCCACCAAAACGTAGCTCTTCATTAAAGGAAACAAGCAGTGGTGTAAACATTCTAGAGCAGGACAAACCAAAGATTACTTGCGAGTTGCCACTGCCCTTGTCTTCCAGGGAGATGACACTGCAGCTGGACTTGGCTGGTTCTGCAGGGCACCTTGACACTGCAGGTCTTGAGTCACTTGGTGCATGGGGAGTGGAGAATGTTAGGGACATGCTTGACTGCTCATCTCCATTCAGTTCCTCGGACACGCATTCCTTCAAGGATGAAGGTGCTGTGCAAGCAGACTATGCAGACCTTTGGCTCCACAATGACTTGAAATCAAATGACCCTTACCGGTCTCTGTCCAACTCTAGCACTGCTACGGGTACAACTGTTATTGAATGCATCAAGTCACCAGAATGTGCAGAAATGCAAGCCTGTCAACCCAGGTCCAGACCTACTTCTCCAACTCTTCCTCCACCTGAAGGTGACTTCAAGCTGGCTTCCCCTGAAAAGTTGGTGGGATTAGCGTCCCCTTCCAGTGGATATTCTAGTCAGTCGGAAACACCTACATCTTCCTTCCCCTCAGCTTTCTTCCCAGGGCCCCTGTCTCCAACCAGTGGCAAAAGGAAACCCAAAGTCCCTGAAAGAAAGTCCTCACTTTGTTCCCTACAGCAGTCACAGCTTTCAGTCCGAGACCCAGGCATTTCCTCCAGGAGGGACATTGACTTCCATGCTATACCCCCCAGTCACCTCGACCTAAATGCTCTTCACAGCAAGCACTTTTCTCACAGAAATCAGATGCACATCCTCCACCAGAATAAGCAGAAGGCTGCCATAGCTGCAGCTGCTGCTGCAGAAGCCCGCTCTGCAGCTGTCGCTGCAGCTGCTGCGGCTGCAGAGGCTCGCACTGCAGCTTCTACTTCAGAGAGTGCAACAAGCACAATACTTAGCTCAGCCCATTTGGCCATCACTCCAACTGTTCTTAGATCAGTCCAACTACGATCTATTTGTAGACCAGCTGAGGGGAACCAAGGGTATGATCTGGCCAGTGCAAATCCAGTAACTCGTCCCAAGTGTCCCACAATAATAACTGATGCCCCATCCATTAACAACAGGCACAACAGGAAACCACCAGCCTACAAGCCCCCTGCACCACCGCTCTGTGAATCACAGGTTCCACCGGTCGAAAGTGTTATTCTTCCCCAGGATGAAATTAAAGTGAGACAGGAGAGGCTTGGTCCTGGCACATACTGGGCAATGACTGCTTTCAGAACTCCTGTAGTAGACCCTACTCCTGAAAAAGAAGACTCTTCGACAAGGTCATCTCAAGGTCCTGAGCAAGAACAAGACAGCAGAAAGTACCCAGATGTGCAACTGACATTGTCACCAGAGAGACTAAAACAAGATCTAAGTCAACTATCGCGGCCAGACCCTTCAGCACAGCCCGTGTGTTCGGCCAGCACAATGCCTCCCCCTGCTTACAGTGAAATACAGAGGAGCAATTATGTACTGTGCAACAGTCCTGACAAAGTGCCTGTTTCAACTCAAGAGGCATCGCACACTTACACAATCAGCGATGTACAAGGCCGAGAAGAGGATTATGAGACATCAGGTGTCACAACCAGAAGTGCCTCACAGGACATAAGGGAAGAAGGGTCGACCCCGGATACAGAGGACTACTTCAGCAAGG AATCAACTCCCAGTGACAATTCAACCTCTCCTTTGACCGATGACTCTAAACCTGATGATGATAATGTTTTCCCATCCCCCAACAAACTACGCACAACTGAAGATCTGTTTGCCATGATACACCG ATCTAAAAGGAAAGTGCTGGGACGTAAAGACTCCGGGGAGATGAGTGGAAAAAGTCGGCCTGGTGTAGCACCTGCAACTGCCCCTGTCAGCAATCCTACTGTATGCCCGGTCACCCCAGCTGCCTCAATCTCTTCAAACTGCTCCCAGCGAGCCTCAGGACCCATCTACAGGAGTGCCAAAAAGTCCAGTACATCCAGTGAGGAGTTCAAACTCCTGCTGCTAAAGAAGGGTAGTCGCTCAGACTCGAGTTACCGCATGTCTGCTACGGAGATCCTTAAGAGCCCCATCACACCCAAGACTCAAGCAGAGCTGCTATTAGAGGCCGCAAGGCCACCAGAGGAGCCCCCCTTACCCCTTCAGGATTCCACTAGCAGTGGCGATCCACTTCCAAGCCAATTCCCTAAGGCCAACAGTGAAGGATTCTCCCCAAAAACACTAACCATGTCAGCTGCCTCCAGACAGGGACGTTCCAGAATTCCACCTGCGGCAAACAGCAGTCGCTATAGCACGCGGAGTCGACTGTACACTGCCCCAATGCAGGCCATATCAGAGGGAGAGACTGAGAACTCAGATGGAAGTCCACACGATGACCGATCCTCTTAG